The genomic window ATGCTATCACAATGAACAGAACAAGACAATGCTGTTCTTGATgttaaatttataaatttataatgAAGGATGGGTGAGCACCATTAGGCCAAACGTCACTTCAGACCTTGAAGCAGACAACAGTCCCATGCTGCTTCACATAATTCAGACGTAAACCCTTCCTCCTACCACCCCCAGCAGATACGGGACGCAGTTACAAGCCACACGACGGCCAGCAGCTAAAGGAATTGCTCTTTGTGTCCCTGTTTACCTGCATATCTGGGTTCTTCAGTCGCTCACACCTGACTGAGCTGTCTTCCGTAGATTTCTTCTGAGAAGTGCTTTGGAAATCAAGGCCTACTGGGTCTTCATTCTCATCATgtgcagtttttgttttctcttgtttgtttttatttttgaaactgtcatggtctttatttaaataattttcaataCTAATAAGCTGAGTATTTTGctcataaatatttgtttttttcgAGTCTTTATCTAAACACTTGAGCTCATTCTTGTGCAAAGAGTCAGATGCCTGCATCACAGATGCTTTTTTTGTACCTTCAAGTATTCTGCATTTATCTATCTGTAAATTGTTAAAACTGTCCGTGTTGTTGTTCTCACTAACAACTGTTCTTTCTTTAAGTTTGTTTGTGCAAATCTGTTCATCAATGCTGCTAAAATTTGAACACTGTTTAATTCTATTGGTTATCTGGTCTTTCTGCACATAACCAGAATGTATTATTTCCAATTTTTCTGGcaattcagatttattttctttaacacaTGATGATGATGTGTGCATATTAGTAAATAAATGAGAAGTTTTATTTGAAGTCTGATGAAATGCGTGTCGGACAGCTTCATTAGGTTTTGctaaaatcaattttcttcttgcttggAGTTTCAGAGAAGCCTTCGATTCACCATCAAACCTAGAAGTACTGCTAGGAGTATCAGGTGTTTTCGTCCTTGATTTACTGCTGTCTTCTAGCAAAGAAAAATTGGATTtagcaaaagaaacagaagacgGATCCTTGCCTTTCTTCAGCAAATTTTCATCTTCATATGTACTTCGGAAAATTTTTGAAGTAACTGGGCTAGTTTCACATGCTTTGAATGGACGTCCCGCAACATGAGAAGTAGCTGGATCGCAATGAATCAAGTGCTGGGCAATCCTTGCTATAACCTCCTGCCGCTCCTGAAGCAGAGAATCGATGAGAGGGTTTCCCTCTCCTGCAGAGGGACGGCCACAGTGGTTCACTGGAGCACGGGGATCAAGCCTTGGGATCTCTGGTATTGCTCTGGTTTTGCCTTCACCGCCATCTTCTTGTATTGCTTTATCTAAGTTGGCAACAGAAGCAGGGGAGGTTTCCTTGCCTCTCTTAAGCAAGTTTTcatcttcgtaagtactccgaaaagcttttggcatagctgagCCAGTTTCATGTAGGTTGAAGGGACGTCCAGCAACAACCGGTGAAGTAGCTGGATCACAGTGAATCAAGTGCTGAGCAATTCTTGCGATGACTTCTTGTCGCTCTTGAAGTAAAGAGCCTATTAAAGGGTTGATTTCTCCGGTGGGCTGATGAGAGCAATGACCATTTGTAACACGGGAATCAATTaaagaaaaggttttaaaagTTCTGACAGCTGTTTCATGAGATTGTGTCTTATTGTCTGCTGTAGCATTATAGCACTGAACTTTAGATTGTGATGCCCCACAGTCAGATCCAAGGCCAGTAGATGGATAAAGCTTTAAATTTCTGATAGATGTAGTAAATTCGGGTGTCTTTTTTACATTAAGTAGGCCTTCAGGTGTCATTGTCCACGCTTGTTTCCCACAGACACGCTGTGAACTGGAGGTACTGCACTGCTCTGCCGCACTGGATTCACTGCGCTGATGTAACTTACGCTCTTGCATTTGCTTTTCGTAAAAGCTAAGGTTGGTGTGAATACTACAAGTCAGAACTGGGTAGTTCGACTGTCTGGGCAAGGACTGGACACTGACTCTCAAGGCCACATTGTGAGAAACATTAGGAACAGGAAACACGTGCTCAGTTGGTGTCTGGGAGAACGTCCACTGCAAGTCCACATCTGCAGCGCTCACCCTGAAACAATACAGAAGAGCATTTATAGAAACACGCTACCACACTTTGCAAAGTACACGAACTATACACAACCACCAGAGGGCTGGGCCAACGATGTGGCACCCTCTGAAAACAAAGAGGAGAACAGATGAGAAGAATTGTTCTAAGATGAGTTGCAACAACTGGCAAACAGAACTTGCTCCTCAAACATACCTGTACAGAATGTTACGGGGAACAGCACCATGTGAAACACTCAGCCATGCGCTCAGTTGAGAGAAGAAAACGAAAGAGCGAACAGCCAGTAAAAGTGTCTTCTCTTCAATGAATCGATCTCCACTTCTAAAATGCATTAAGAGAAGCACAGAGACGTTAAGAATATACAGAGAGAACTAAGAGAACCAGAACATAGAATACTATTAAAACTAAGCTTTCACAACAGTATCTCTTGCTGtcctcttccctttctccattTATACTTTTAGCTGTTGGGTAGGTCAAGTGTTTTTAAATATCTTGTAGGAAATCAGtcttaaaaatatactttattttatatatattatacatatgtaTTGTTAAAGTATTTTGCATTAAATACTGGAACACAGTATTGTATACTGGAATAATATATTTACagattttcattctgaaaataaaacatggcTGAgtcaaagaaaacaatgaaattcCAAACATTTTGAAGACTACACAGCCTGATTTATTCCTACCTGTATAAACTTTTATACAACTTAACAGACCACATATAAAAATGACCATTTTCAGCTAGGCACACTACATACTCTGCATTGCACAACGCAGAAATTATGGATACAGCAAGAGTAAGATTAAAAGATGCTCAGATTTCACTAGTAAATAGTGATTTGGTCAGATCCTGAAGTCCTAAAAGTAAAAGGCCAATTCCAAAACAGTAGCCAGCTACTTTAAAGAGATTTACAGGACAAGATTCTTGCAATTATCAACTAATCTTAACATCCAACTTACTGTCGAGGAACTGGTTCCAAAATCCACCTTTCTAACAGCAATGCATCTTGTTTGATTGCAGGATCATTTAAATCACTCCCCTCGGTGTTAGGCCCTTCATCGCTGTAGCAACAGTCTGGAAGCAACATCACTTCTACCATGATTGGAATATTGTTTTTCCACAGCAGCATAACCTCAGATCTGGTTCGCCTGGCTTGACGGCACTGAGGGAATAAATGCAAGCCATGAAAATGGTAGCCACATTTAAAACTACTTTTAAGACTTATTCcaaagaactggaaaaaggTAAGGATCAAGTTCTGAAGGCTAAGTTTCATCAAATCAGAGGTAAATACTGGAGtattaaatgaaaaagtaaCAAATCATTTATGGCTGCTGTTCGAGCAACTGCATAAAAAGAGCTCACATCCATTTTCTCCAACTACCATACACTGCACTACTCTCTCCACAAGTCACCTTCAGCAGCATCTTAAGAAACATTGTGGTTCTGAGCAGGCTAACTTCTGCATGAATAACAGTGTAAAATCATACACTTTTTACTTGAGAGATGGGATGCTCCAGCCTTAACCCAAAAGAGACTGGCTAGATTTGACGGTGTTCCTGCTTTTTGGACCATTAACTTTTCAATACCACCTGGAAGATCAAAAAGTTAGGCAAGTCAGCCTACATTTTCTCAAAATAAGAACAAGAATGCTAAGTATAGCGCTTGCAATTTGCATAACAAAGGCTGAAATAGGTACTGCATTCAGGTAGTCTGCAGAATTTCATGTTCAACGATAAAAGGCTTAATGATCTTTCATTTTAAGGACAGATCTGATCTATTATTAGTATAATACTAAAGTACAGACTTGTTTAAATGCAGAACTGTCACAAAGTAATTGTTATTCGTGCTTAGCTGTGAATCTACCAGGACTTCTCATCTGATTTTGATCGCGGTAGCAAGAACAAAGTCCACAATACTTGCGATGAAATGGGTACCATCATACCTGAGCCACTCTGTCACTGCATTCATGCTTAGTTGTTGGGGGCTGACTCGATTGTGCTGGAGGACAGTGGAAGCCCTCTGTTCTGCCCTTTATCGAATATTCAGGTGTTCGACCTTCAGTGATCAGCAAGGCCAAGGAGACCAGGAACTCCTCAGCTTCATACTCGAAGTATTCATCTAAAGTATCTGTCAGTTCAAAGAGACAAACATTAACATCACCTATTGCATAACAAGTGTTTGACTGTTCGCTGCCCCTGCAGTTTGTTCCAATTTATACCTCAAAGAAGAGGTATGGAAAATGTACGCTTGTATCAGGCAGACTGTCCTCCCCTTAGCACCTAAAGGATCAcaccaccaaaacaaaccaacggCCTCAGCCCATAACTTGCCACTGCAAGCAGATAAAATTACAAATACTCTCTAAAGAAAGCTACATGTAGTAACCGGCCAAGTCACCAGACTTCACCAGTGCCAAGAAACAAGTGTTTGTGTTGTGATCCACGGCTGCATTAcagcttttctgaaagaaaaaggcttCCTGAGCGCTAACGGAAGCAGCCTAACGGCAGTATGACTTGGCATCATTAATATCATACGACAGATAGAAAGGGAAGACGATACATCATATAGTacgttaaaaaaaatgaatagcaaaaaaaaaatagtaagagtTCCTTCTGTTAGGAGAAGTGGGACACAATGTTCTTTAAGATTTTTATTGAGAGTTCCTCTAGCTGAGAGCTGGAGGTTATTTAAGAGAAGGCCATTTATAGTTACCAGTAACAGCTTTCAAACATAGAAAAGGTTCAGGAGGAACGTAgagaatattcattgttttgtaCAATGCTCAGTCTCAACTTGTACAAAGAATTAAAACTCAACAAGTCTCTGtaaacaaagcagcagctgtcatTGCTCTTCACGAGTTACACTGGCACCCGATTCCTGCGGAGCACAATGCACAGGCCCCTATTTCATGGCAGCCTGTAGAGCACCCTGCTCCCCCCCAGCTTAAGGGTGTCACACAGCCTTCCAACAGCCTCCAACCAGGCCATGCCATTCCCCCTCTGCTTGGAAACGCTCAAGGATCAAAATGATTTAGTTACTGAAGAGGTTACAGCAAGATCTCCTCAGAGGAAGCTAAAATACATTGACTTCAAAGTCTATTTTAAGAGTAGCAAAATAAAGCAGGTGGAAGCAAGGCTGGCAGCGgttctgtatttttatgctTATGGGGAAGAAAGGCACATGACATCTTCACAATTTTAGCATGTGCCCTGTGTCGTCCACCGACACAAAACTGCCAAGATGGACAGGCCAAGTCCCACTTTTCTCCATTTCTATTCCTGTTTTGATTACCATGGATAAATACCTTTCCTCTTGGAGAAAACCGGACTCAGGAGTCTATTTTTTTGTTGCCTTCATTCCCTAATACCAGGGCATTTAGCAAGCATGGCAAGACAGACTTGAGAAATCCATATAAGGGACGTATTAAACAAAAACTCCAATTAAATGCCTAATTACCTGCATATGCAAATTGCAAAGTATGTAAAACTAGCTTTTGCATGTCCATGATTGCCTAGTTCGGGCTTGTATTCCCCAGACCCCAGGGCTTGCAGACTATTTGGAGGGATCTGCACGAGGTACCCGGGAGAAGCCAGCCCACTGCCAGGGAGCCAAGGTCATTATCCAAGCCCCCATCCCTACAGacttccccccacccctttttcCGTGCCAGCCACGGGGGTACAGGGGGAGGCAGGCaactgcccagccccagctgtgtCCTCCCCAAAAAGGGGTCTGGATGAGctgggtgctgccagcagcGCTCACCTGGCCACCAAGAGCAGCCAGAGGACAGATGAAATCCCCCAGAGGACCCCGAGAGGCACACACACCGTACATGAAATCATCATTACAGTGGTCATTCATCTGACAGAGGGCAGAAAATTACTAATAAAGGGAGCATGAAAGATTAAAGGAACAGCAAATAACAGAGGACAAGCCTCATGTGTAGTGATATGAGTCACCTACAAAATTAGGCacctgcaactttttttttttcccctgtcaaAATCCTGGTCAACAACAGGTAAGTCATACCTGCAGAACAGGGAAATGGGATACGGAAAAACTCTGACAAGCATTTAGCTATTACCTGGCTGCCAATACAAGCATCATGCTCATCCCCGCGTGCCCAAAGATCCCAGTAATTTTAAGGAAGTCACACTAGGACAGATCACTACTGAAGTGCTTCTACTCCGATGTAGAAGTTTCAAAAACCTAGAAAGTGCTGAGCAGGAGAGATGGCAACAAGGATGGCTTCACGTTTAGCAGCTGAAacaggaaggggaagaaaacatcCTTAAGAAAATATGAGAGAAACTGTGTagttaaaatatgcaaaaacactatggtttaaaaaaaaaagttaaagagcTGGATCAAGATGCATGTGTTTATACAGGCAGATCCCACCTTAGACAAATCGCTTCTGAAGGAACAGGAGTATGCACAGTAAGATGCGATACCTGATAATTTTCTCCAGAAAACTTTAAATAgcaactaataataataaaatagagcCGCCCTGTAATTAACACTAACAGCTTATCATGGGGAGCAGCAGACCTATTGGTTTGCCCTGTCTTTCAGAAAGGATCTGAATTTGACCAAAAGTTTTTGGACCTGACACAAATTAGTGGGTAAGATCTATGGCCTGAGTGCTTCCTCACAGCTAGATTCAGGCAAGAAGCCCACCTTCCTCACACATTCCAACCACCTGGTACTGAAGCTCACACTGTACACCTAAAACGCCCGGTTTCTTCACAGAGATCACGCTGACATAAGCCAGAGACTGCTTGAACATGTCCAAATGCAAGATCCACCTAGCGAATAAACACGGTAGCTCTATAGCACAGAGCACCCCCTCAGTACCCGCAGACGGTACTCCGGGCTCCGAGCACATGGACGGTGTTATTCCACATAAACAGACAAGGCAGAGGTTCAAGTTCAATGCACAAACCCTGCCTGTGCCCCTGGGCCAGCCCTGTTGTTTCCCAAGTTGCCAGTTCCTTGCCTGGAGTACGGAAGGAGACCAGCTCGCTTGACAGACACCTGCACTGGCTGCGTGACACAAATAGGATGTTCCGAAATGGAAACTGCATCCCCTTAAAGGATGACAAGCACCAAGTGCTGAGCTAGGAAACACGGCTGTTTTCATAACAGCATTACGAGGGCAGGGCCAACGCTTAAAACTTGTATCAACAGTACAACAATCAAGGTATTTGATCTCTTTTTACGCAGAAATGACAATGGATATTGAGAAATGCATTTTCCTACAAATTTCATGTGGCATATTGACTTTTTTTCAGCTCCACTAGATTTCTATATTATCTACCAACTAATAGTtttagtaaaggaaaaaaacagcaatgaatACTGAGAAGCTGGTAATTGTTCCTACACAACAGGCACAGATGATGCAAGTTGATGTAATTGAGGACAAGGGTGGAAAGACATTTATAGAAACAGCAAACTCAGTGTCTAGttataaaaaaaagtcttggtGCACGTGTGCTGTGACAGTTTGCTTTTGCCTATGATTCAGCCCTATTTAGGGCATCATATACTGTGCACGGAATAACCTCAATCCTATAATCTGTCTACAGACAtgatttttattctgcttcCTCTCTCCCAACAGGACATCCAAGTGTATAATACAAAATACGCATCCCAGCAGTGTACGGTTCTTATTTCCCTTAAAATAGCTAAAACTCCAGTTAGCTGCCACAAATACATGGGAATTACAGCAATGGGCACTAATTTCATCACAAATTGAAACTCAAGTGCACTGACCAGCTAGTCAAAAGAGAGCAACAGATGCCACATGACTGTAGGAGTGGAAAcgagaaaaatataaatttagaCTGAAGCTACTACAAATAGAACAAAATATCCAGTACTGGAGAATTTAAACCTGGAGGTACAccatttttgtcttcctttgtcTGCTCTACAACAAGAAGTGTTTTTCTACATCTTCTGGACAAACAGGAAAGCCTGTTTAACAGGAGATTTCGCAAAGGGTCTTCCTTGCCTGCCCCCATCCACAAATCactggagcactgcaggaaagAACAAGAACTCAAAACCAAATGAAGTTGAGAGTGGTTTGTGTTCCAAAATCTCCTGAAATTACACACAGGGGGGGGTACAAGCGAGCCACAAACTCACTTAGCTGTAAGCGAGCACTCTCCCCACACTTCAGCTCAGCCCGGTGCACCCAGCTGATTCCTTTCACAGCCAGGTCACGACTGTGGGGACCaactcccttccctttcctatTGCAGTATTTTCTGTTGCAATTACAGAGCGTGTTTTCATGGGTAGCAGAAGAGCATTTAATCTATTTTCTAGGCTCAGACAGGAAGCAAAGACATTCGGTACCATGCAGCCCATTGTGCTCCCAGGGCCACCCCAGCggcaggctgggagctgggatcCTTTCCTGCAGGGGTGGTGGCAGCGGGGTCAGCTCGGGCAGGGCCTGCACCCCTCACCCTGTGCTGTCCCCTGGGGACCCCCACCGATTTGCAGGGCTGCTTTTAAGGGAGAACATGAAACACGGCTAATAATGACCTTTAAAATATGCTCTAAGACTGTCCCTGGCAAGTCTTCAGGCACCCGTAACAGCCTGTGAAGGCCACCAGCACAAAGCACTTGGAT from Anas platyrhynchos isolate ZD024472 breed Pekin duck chromosome 11, IASCAAS_PekinDuck_T2T, whole genome shotgun sequence includes these protein-coding regions:
- the ATOSA gene encoding atos homolog protein A isoform X2, whose product is MNAERNYSSTDTLDEYFEYEAEEFLVSLALLITEGRTPEYSIKGRTEGFHCPPAQSSQPPTTKHECSDRVAQCRQARRTRSEVMLLWKNNIPIMVEVMLLPDCCYSDEGPNTEGSDLNDPAIKQDALLLERWILEPVPRQSGDRFIEEKTLLLAVRSFVFFSQLSAWLSVSHGAVPRNILYRVSAADVDLQWTFSQTPTEHVFPVPNVSHNVALRVSVQSLPRQSNYPVLTCSIHTNLSFYEKQMQERKLHQRSESSAAEQCSTSSSQRVCGKQAWTMTPEGLLNVKKTPEFTTSIRNLKLYPSTGLGSDCGASQSKVQCYNATADNKTQSHETAVRTFKTFSLIDSRVTNGHCSHQPTGEINPLIGSLLQERQEVIARIAQHLIHCDPATSPVVAGRPFNLHETGSAMPKAFRSTYEDENLLKRGKETSPASVANLDKAIQEDGGEGKTRAIPEIPRLDPRAPVNHCGRPSAGEGNPLIDSLLQERQEVIARIAQHLIHCDPATSHVAGRPFKACETSPVTSKIFRSTYEDENLLKKGKDPSSVSFAKSNFSLLEDSSKSRTKTPDTPSSTSRFDGESKASLKLQARRKLILAKPNEAVRHAFHQTSNKTSHLFTNMHTSSSCVKENKSELPEKLEIIHSGYVQKDQITNRIKQCSNFSSIDEQICTNKLKERTVVSENNNTDSFNNLQIDKCRILEGTKKASVMQASDSLHKNELKCLDKDSKKTNIYEQNTQLISIENYLNKDHDSFKNKNKQEKTKTAHDENEDPVGLDFQSTSQKKSTEDSSVRCERLKNPDMQKAPSLKHTNIWRKHNFRSLDGTSTKAFHPRTGLPLLSSPVPQRKTQSGCFDLDSSLLQLKCLSARSPQQCINRDSDPESHGKPFLSSSAPPVTSLSLLGNFEESVLNFRLDPLGIVEGFTAEVGASGVFCPTHMTLPVEVSFYSVSDDNAPSPYMGVITLESLGKRGYRVPPSGTIQVTLFNPNKTVVKMFVVIYDLREMPANHQTFLRQRTFSVPVRREIKRTVNKENSQQTEERLLRYLIHLRFQSSKSGKIYLHRDVRLLFSRKSMEVDSGAAYELKSYTESPTNPQFSPRC
- the ATOSA gene encoding atos homolog protein A isoform X1, translated to MVRGGDKGPRAADTLDEYFEYEAEEFLVSLALLITEGRTPEYSIKGRTEGFHCPPAQSSQPPTTKHECSDRVAQCRQARRTRSEVMLLWKNNIPIMVEVMLLPDCCYSDEGPNTEGSDLNDPAIKQDALLLERWILEPVPRQSGDRFIEEKTLLLAVRSFVFFSQLSAWLSVSHGAVPRNILYRVSAADVDLQWTFSQTPTEHVFPVPNVSHNVALRVSVQSLPRQSNYPVLTCSIHTNLSFYEKQMQERKLHQRSESSAAEQCSTSSSQRVCGKQAWTMTPEGLLNVKKTPEFTTSIRNLKLYPSTGLGSDCGASQSKVQCYNATADNKTQSHETAVRTFKTFSLIDSRVTNGHCSHQPTGEINPLIGSLLQERQEVIARIAQHLIHCDPATSPVVAGRPFNLHETGSAMPKAFRSTYEDENLLKRGKETSPASVANLDKAIQEDGGEGKTRAIPEIPRLDPRAPVNHCGRPSAGEGNPLIDSLLQERQEVIARIAQHLIHCDPATSHVAGRPFKACETSPVTSKIFRSTYEDENLLKKGKDPSSVSFAKSNFSLLEDSSKSRTKTPDTPSSTSRFDGESKASLKLQARRKLILAKPNEAVRHAFHQTSNKTSHLFTNMHTSSSCVKENKSELPEKLEIIHSGYVQKDQITNRIKQCSNFSSIDEQICTNKLKERTVVSENNNTDSFNNLQIDKCRILEGTKKASVMQASDSLHKNELKCLDKDSKKTNIYEQNTQLISIENYLNKDHDSFKNKNKQEKTKTAHDENEDPVGLDFQSTSQKKSTEDSSVRCERLKNPDMQKAPSLKHTNIWRKHNFRSLDGTSTKAFHPRTGLPLLSSPVPQRKTQSGCFDLDSSLLQLKCLSARSPQQCINRDSDPESHGKPFLSSSAPPVTSLSLLGNFEESVLNFRLDPLGIVEGFTAEVGASGVFCPTHMTLPVEVSFYSVSDDNAPSPYMGVITLESLGKRGYRVPPSGTIQVTLFNPNKTVVKMFVVIYDLREMPANHQTFLRQRTFSVPVRREIKRTVNKENSQQTEERLLRYLIHLRFQSSKSGKIYLHRDVRLLFSRKSMEVDSGAAYELKSYTESPTNPQFSPRC
- the ATOSA gene encoding atos homolog protein A isoform X3, with amino-acid sequence MKPERDTLDEYFEYEAEEFLVSLALLITEGRTPEYSIKGRTEGFHCPPAQSSQPPTTKHECSDRVAQCRQARRTRSEVMLLWKNNIPIMVEVMLLPDCCYSDEGPNTEGSDLNDPAIKQDALLLERWILEPVPRQSGDRFIEEKTLLLAVRSFVFFSQLSAWLSVSHGAVPRNILYRVSAADVDLQWTFSQTPTEHVFPVPNVSHNVALRVSVQSLPRQSNYPVLTCSIHTNLSFYEKQMQERKLHQRSESSAAEQCSTSSSQRVCGKQAWTMTPEGLLNVKKTPEFTTSIRNLKLYPSTGLGSDCGASQSKVQCYNATADNKTQSHETAVRTFKTFSLIDSRVTNGHCSHQPTGEINPLIGSLLQERQEVIARIAQHLIHCDPATSPVVAGRPFNLHETGSAMPKAFRSTYEDENLLKRGKETSPASVANLDKAIQEDGGEGKTRAIPEIPRLDPRAPVNHCGRPSAGEGNPLIDSLLQERQEVIARIAQHLIHCDPATSHVAGRPFKACETSPVTSKIFRSTYEDENLLKKGKDPSSVSFAKSNFSLLEDSSKSRTKTPDTPSSTSRFDGESKASLKLQARRKLILAKPNEAVRHAFHQTSNKTSHLFTNMHTSSSCVKENKSELPEKLEIIHSGYVQKDQITNRIKQCSNFSSIDEQICTNKLKERTVVSENNNTDSFNNLQIDKCRILEGTKKASVMQASDSLHKNELKCLDKDSKKTNIYEQNTQLISIENYLNKDHDSFKNKNKQEKTKTAHDENEDPVGLDFQSTSQKKSTEDSSVRCERLKNPDMQKAPSLKHTNIWRKHNFRSLDGTSTKAFHPRTGLPLLSSPVPQRKTQSGCFDLDSSLLQLKCLSARSPQQCINRDSDPESHGKPFLSSSAPPVTSLSLLGNFEESVLNFRLDPLGIVEGFTAEVGASGVFCPTHMTLPVEVSFYSVSDDNAPSPYMGVITLESLGKRGYRVPPSGTIQVTLFNPNKTVVKMFVVIYDLREMPANHQTFLRQRTFSVPVRREIKRTVNKENSQQTEERLLRYLIHLRFQSSKSGKIYLHRDVRLLFSRKSMEVDSGAAYELKSYTESPTNPQFSPRC
- the ATOSA gene encoding atos homolog protein A isoform X4, which encodes MLLWKNNIPIMVEVMLLPDCCYSDEGPNTEGSDLNDPAIKQDALLLERWILEPVPRQSGDRFIEEKTLLLAVRSFVFFSQLSAWLSVSHGAVPRNILYRVSAADVDLQWTFSQTPTEHVFPVPNVSHNVALRVSVQSLPRQSNYPVLTCSIHTNLSFYEKQMQERKLHQRSESSAAEQCSTSSSQRVCGKQAWTMTPEGLLNVKKTPEFTTSIRNLKLYPSTGLGSDCGASQSKVQCYNATADNKTQSHETAVRTFKTFSLIDSRVTNGHCSHQPTGEINPLIGSLLQERQEVIARIAQHLIHCDPATSPVVAGRPFNLHETGSAMPKAFRSTYEDENLLKRGKETSPASVANLDKAIQEDGGEGKTRAIPEIPRLDPRAPVNHCGRPSAGEGNPLIDSLLQERQEVIARIAQHLIHCDPATSHVAGRPFKACETSPVTSKIFRSTYEDENLLKKGKDPSSVSFAKSNFSLLEDSSKSRTKTPDTPSSTSRFDGESKASLKLQARRKLILAKPNEAVRHAFHQTSNKTSHLFTNMHTSSSCVKENKSELPEKLEIIHSGYVQKDQITNRIKQCSNFSSIDEQICTNKLKERTVVSENNNTDSFNNLQIDKCRILEGTKKASVMQASDSLHKNELKCLDKDSKKTNIYEQNTQLISIENYLNKDHDSFKNKNKQEKTKTAHDENEDPVGLDFQSTSQKKSTEDSSVRCERLKNPDMQKAPSLKHTNIWRKHNFRSLDGTSTKAFHPRTGLPLLSSPVPQRKTQSGCFDLDSSLLQLKCLSARSPQQCINRDSDPESHGKPFLSSSAPPVTSLSLLGNFEESVLNFRLDPLGIVEGFTAEVGASGVFCPTHMTLPVEVSFYSVSDDNAPSPYMGVITLESLGKRGYRVPPSGTIQVTLFNPNKTVVKMFVVIYDLREMPANHQTFLRQRTFSVPVRREIKRTVNKENSQQTEERLLRYLIHLRFQSSKSGKIYLHRDVRLLFSRKSMEVDSGAAYELKSYTESPTNPQFSPRC